The Tautonia plasticadhaerens nucleotide sequence GGTACATTCTGGGAAGGCCAAATCCCAGATTGCATCCACCAGAATCACATTTTCCGGATCCGATTCGACCCATCGAGGTTCTGTCATCGGTTCGTGGCAGCACAAATTGCATCGCCCTACGGGAAAGCGTACTTCCTAGCCCATGCCAAGCAGACGACGGGTATCGCGACCATCAATCAAAAGGTGCTATCTGCCTTCCCCTTGATGGTCCCCCCTGTTAGGGAGCAGAAGCGAATCGCTTTGATGCTCGACGCCCGTCGGACGGAGGCCGAACGGGTCCACTCGGCCTTGGCCGATCGTCTCAAGGCTATCGAGAGGTTGCCAGCCTCGATTCTAAGCCGGGCCTTCATTGGCGCACGATGACTGTTGTTGGCTCTCCCGCACCTCTTCCCGCCAGGATGCGATTAGCCGTATGATCGGTTCTCTCGAAGGCCAGGAGGGCCCGGCGGATCATGGCGACGAACATCCAAATCAACGGCCGACGATTGACGACTCAGCACTCGGTCAATGCTGCGATCAAAAGCATTTGTAACATTATGCGTCGGTCCAACTGCGCCGGCGCAATGCAGTACGTTCCCGAACTGACTTGGATCTTGTTCCTCCGCATCCTCGATGAGCAGGAAGCTCAGGAAGCCGAGCGGGCGGAGACAGTCGGGGCCGAGTTCATCCCCTCGATCAGCGAGCCGTACCGCTGGCGGGATTGGGCCGCCCCGCCCGATGATTCCCTTTTCGCCGAGAAGTCGAATGGCTGCCCGATCGGCTGGAAACGTCGGGAGTTGACCGAGGGCGGGTCGCTCGGCTCGTTCAAGTCATTCGTCAATGACGACCTGATCCCTCACTTGCGGAGCCTCCGAAAACGTCCCGACGCGACGCCGCGACAGAAGATTATCGGGGAGATTATGACCGCCGTCGAGCGGGTTCGCATCGACACCGACAAGAACTTGCTCGACGTCCTGGATCGGGTCCATGCGCTCAGGAACGGCCACATCGACCCGACGCACGTCTTCGCCCTCTCGCAAGTTTATGAGGGCCTCTTACTCAAGATGGGCGAGAAGGGGAACGACGGCGGCCAGTTCTTCACCCCCCGCGAAATCATCCGGGGAATGGTCCGGGCCGTCGATCCCCAATGGGGCGAGACGGTCTATGATTGCTGTACCGGGACCGGGGGCTTCCTCGCCCAATCCTACGAGCACATGCGGGATGCCCTGGGCCAGGAGGCGACGGCCGATCAGATCGAGACCCTCAAGCGACGCACGTTCTACGGCCGCGAGAAAGAGAACCTCATCTTCCCGATCGCGCTGGCCAACCTGGTGTTGCACGGGATCGACCAGCCGAAGCTCTGGCACGGCAACACCCTGACCGACGTCGCGGCCTATGCCGACCTCTTTCACGACGCCCCGGCTCAATTCGAGGTCATCCTGACCAACCCGCCCTTTGGCGGCAAGGAGGGCAAGGAAGCCCAGACCCGGTTCGCCTACAAGACTGGGGCCACCCAGGTCTTGTTCCTCCAACACGTCATCGACAGCCTGGCGCCCGGTGGACGTTGCGGCATCGTCCTGGATGAGGGCATCTTGTTCCGGTCCAACGAAACCGCATTTGTCCAGACGAAGCGGAAGTTGCTCGACGAATGCGACCTCTGGTCGATCGTCAGCCTCCCGGGCGGCGTCTTCTCGGCCGCCGGCGCCGGCGTGAAGACCAACCTCCTATTCTTCACCAAGGGGCGGCCGACGGAGCGGATTTGGTACTACGACGTCTCCGATGTGAAGGTCGGGAAGAAGACCCCGTTCACCGTCGATCGATTCGCCGACTTCTTCCGCCTCTTGCCCGATCGGGCTGACAGCGAGCGCAGTTGGACCGTCGAGCGGGCCGACATCGAGGCCAAGCGTTACGATCTCAAGGCCGTGAACCCCAACGCCCGGGGCGACCAGGACCGGCGGACCCCCGAGGAATTGCTCGATATCATCGAGGCCAAGGGCCGGGAAGTCGCGGAGGCGTTGTCTGCCCTCCGCGCCGCCTTGGCCGATGGTCGCCCGGGGCCGTAGCAACTCGCCGGAGGCGTCGGAACCATCGGCCTCGACCGGGCCGCAGAACGGCCGGCAGGAAGCCTCCGGGCCGTCTCGGATCAACAGTGCCGTCCATGCCAGCGATCGGGGACGGCTCGCCTCATTTCTTCCCGATGAAATTCTCGTAGTCGTTGTGCTTGCCGATCCAGTACCAAACGTTGACGCCTTCGTCTTCGACGTAGAGCACACGGTACTTGGAGGCCAGCGTCACGACCCAGGTGCCATCCCGGTGCCGTCCTTTCTTGCTGTTGGAGAGATGGCGGCGGTTGAGGGCGGGGTGGTCCGGATCGGCCAGGAACATGCGGAAGGCGTCCCGTGCCAATTTGCGCATCGGGGCGGACAAGCCGCCGAACAGATAGCGGAAATGGGCCGTGCGGACGTTACGTAGCCCGACCCGGTCGTTAGGCGCCGAACTCATTCATCTCAGCCGTGCGGCCCTCCTGGTGGGCGCGGACCGCCTCGTCCCGCCGATCGGCCAAGTCGTCCTCGACGAAGAATTCGTCGTCGGGTGTCAGGACCGCCTTTGCTTCCCGGACGGCCTGACGGAACTGGTCGGCCCGCTTGACCGCGTGGCCTTGGGCCTCGAACGCGGCGATTTGCTCCAGGATCGCATCGGCCGGGCGGAGCCAATCGCGATAGAATCCCTCGAACGCCCCGGCGGTTGCCGGATCGTAGCGCTCACCCTCAGAAAGGATGGCCGACCGCCAGCCGGCATCGGCCTTGTCGATCAGGATCGACAGGGCGACGCCTAGCACCAGTA carries:
- a CDS encoding class I SAM-dependent DNA methyltransferase, giving the protein MATNIQINGRRLTTQHSVNAAIKSICNIMRRSNCAGAMQYVPELTWILFLRILDEQEAQEAERAETVGAEFIPSISEPYRWRDWAAPPDDSLFAEKSNGCPIGWKRRELTEGGSLGSFKSFVNDDLIPHLRSLRKRPDATPRQKIIGEIMTAVERVRIDTDKNLLDVLDRVHALRNGHIDPTHVFALSQVYEGLLLKMGEKGNDGGQFFTPREIIRGMVRAVDPQWGETVYDCCTGTGGFLAQSYEHMRDALGQEATADQIETLKRRTFYGREKENLIFPIALANLVLHGIDQPKLWHGNTLTDVAAYADLFHDAPAQFEVILTNPPFGGKEGKEAQTRFAYKTGATQVLFLQHVIDSLAPGGRCGIVLDEGILFRSNETAFVQTKRKLLDECDLWSIVSLPGGVFSAAGAGVKTNLLFFTKGRPTERIWYYDVSDVKVGKKTPFTVDRFADFFRLLPDRADSERSWTVERADIEAKRYDLKAVNPNARGDQDRRTPEELLDIIEAKGREVAEALSALRAALADGRPGP